One genomic window of Salmo salar chromosome ssa12, Ssal_v3.1, whole genome shotgun sequence includes the following:
- the LOC106564337 gene encoding gastrula zinc finger protein XlCGF46.1-like: protein MAAVVSLPIVRLHRLTKDQLSLAAQKNNNKPGRKPTNKKNFTTTRGKKQSTGKGNDSADSNSVSSQESPAPKRWSRPKGSKNKPKISLQLSSAILRPDEVKQEVKLEMDELPIGTRIEHWLNAVKPESYDPEMGNTKGPTESDPKTDAHHLGIKTEDAPLYHQDGGRRLRSATSQPFNLTAFRSDPEWRPRNQKVRRFPCPDCGRKFFSKTTLEFHSRIHTQYRPYSCEVCHKTFSRKAGLDEHRPIHDAERPFTCLQCGRTFTFKSNLTRHMRFHSDAQPYVCPQCGQSFKISAHLKRHMTAHSGCKLYVCPECGQSYMSYMSLKYHRLSHTGERPLSCPECPMTFARPHILMVHRLKHTGESPFSCQDCGNQFKQRCKLKEHVRRKHTGEKPYKCSDCDKCFVTSSSRNAHMVVHTAEKPYKCMECGISYSQSGYLTQHMRRHTGEKPYKCSECDKCFVNSTLRKVHMVVHTGEKPYKCTECCRSYSQSGSLKRHRCKKKPSGSVVATLGRVRVQQETSSLAERPSEWTSLWLP from the exons atggCTGCTGTCGTTTCTTTACCTATCGTGAGACTCCACAGACTAACAAAGGATCAACTGTCTCTCGCTGCTCAGAAGAACAATAACAAACCAGGCAGAAAACCAACAAATAAGAAGAACTTCACCACCACCAGAGGAAAGAAACAATCCACAGGAAAAGGAAATGACTCTGCTGACAGCAACAGTGTTTCTAGCCAGGAATCGCCGGCCCCTAAGCGGTGGAGTCGCCCCAAGGGAAGCAAAAACAAACCCAAGATAAGTCTACAACTCTCCAGCGCTATCTTGAGGCCTGACGAGGTAAAACAAGAG GTGAAACTAGAGATGGACGAGCTGCCTATCGGGACAAGAATTGAACATTGGTTGAACGCTGTGAAGCCAGAGAGCTACGACCCAGAGATGGGTAACACCAAGGGACCTACAGAGAGCGACCCCAAGACAGATGCACATCACCTGGGTATCAAGACAGAGGATGCCCCCCTGTACCACCAGGATGGAGGGAGACGTCTACGGTCGGCTACCAGCCAGCCGTTCAATCTGACTGCATTCCGGTCCGACCCAGAATGGCGGCCTCGCAACCAGAAGGTCCGCCGGTTTCCGTGCCCAGATTGTGGACGGAAGTTCTTCTCCAAAACCACGCTGGAGTTCCACTCCCGGATCCACACACAGTACCGGCCGTACTCCTGCGAGGTGTGCCATAAGACGTTCTCCCGGAAAGCCGGCTTGGACGAGCACCGGCCAATCCATGATGCGGAACGTCCTTTCACCTGCCTCCAATGCGGCAGGACCTTCACGTTCAAATCCAACCTGACCCGCCACATGCGATTCCACAGTGATGCGCAGCCCTACGTCTGCCCCCAGTGCGGCCAAAGCTTCAAGATCTCCGCCCACCTGAAGCGCCACATGACGGCCCACAGTGGGTGTAAACTGTACGTGTGCCCGGAGTGCGGCCAGAGTTACATGAGTTACATGAGTCTGAAGTATCACCGGCTGAGCCACACCGGCGAGCGCCCGCTGTCCTGCCCAGAGTGTCCCATGACCTTTGCCCGACCGCACATCCTTATGGTCCACCGGCTGAAACACACCGGGGAGTCGCCTTTCTCTTGCCAGGACTGTGGGAACCAGTTCAAACAGAGGTGCAAGCTGAAAGAACACGTTAGAAGgaaacacacaggggagaaaccttacAAATGCTCCGATTGCGACAAGTGCTTTGTCACTTCGTCGTCCCGTAATGCACACATGGTTGTCCACACAGCAGAGAAGCCGTACAAATGCATGGAGTGTGGTATTAGCTACAGTCAGAGTGGGTATCTAACGCAGCACATGAGgagacacacaggggagaaaccataCAAATGCTCTGAGTGCGACAAGTGCTTTGTCAATTCTACGTTGCGTAAAGTGCACATGGttgtccacacaggggagaagccgtaCAAATGCACGGAGTGCTGTAGGAGCTACAGTCAGAGTGGGTCCCTGAAGAGGCACAGGTGTAAGAAGAAACCCAG TGGCAGCGTTGTGGCAACACTGGGCAGGGTCAGAGTTCAGCAGGAAACATCATCATTGGCAGAGAGGCCTTCTGAGTGGACTTCTCTATGGTTGCCATGA